The segment CCTGGTTAAGCTCCGATGCGGCTGATGCAAAAAACGCACTCATGGGTGCAAGGCCCGGTTTTGATTCGCCAAGACTGAATAAACCTTCATTAACTATTTTGGTATTTGCTGCAGGCTTGTATCCTTTGGGCGCATACTTTGTTGTTGTGCCACGGTAATTGCCAAGTCCGGATCTTGTACTTGTTCCACTATGGCAAGCATCAACGATCACCAACAGGTTGCCGTTATTCCCAAGATGCTTTCGTATTTCTTCCAGCTTTAATCCAAACACATCATCTCTCAAATGTTTTTCAACACCTGCTTCATATTCCATTGGCGAATCGTAAGTAACCAATGCTTCATCGTAGCCATCAGCTTCATCGCCGTTATCGTCGATTACCTGTTGACCATGACCGCTGAAATGAAACACACAGATATCACCCGGTTTGGGTTTTGCGATCAGCTGTTGCTGCATGGCTGTGAGAATACCTGTTTTAGTGGCTTCTTTATCTTTAATAATGCGGATGTTTTCTTCTTTAAACCCCTGGCGCTTCAATGATTCTTTGATGAGAGGGATATCGTTATCAGCATTGAGTTTGTTCCAGCCGCTTGAAGGAGCATAATTGGAAACTGCCACGATCAACGCATATTTTTCAGTTGTTTGGGCAGTTGCATGCAGCAACAAAGAGGAAAGGGTTAAAAGCAAAAAAAGTTTCATTTGATGGCCGGGGATTGGTGATCCCGTTTGCTGAAACAATGTTAGTAATGAAGTATAGCTCTTGCCATACCCTCTGCATGGTATTTTCAAGTTGGCTGAGCTTATCTTAATTCGGTCGATTGCCTCAATCTTTCTATTTTTAACACATGTGGGCTGTTCTATTTTATTTCTGTGCCGGGGTGATCTTGTACTCTTATCTTGGCTACCCGGTGCTGCTGTATATTTTTTCATTCAATCGAAAAGAAAAACCTGGTTTCAGTAATGGAGATGAACCTGCAGTATCCATGATCATTGCGGCTTATAACGAAGAAAAAGTGATTGGTTTGAAAGTGCAGAACACACTTGCACTCGATTATCCTTCTTCTAAACTTCAGATTATTGTTGCAGCTTTTGGGTCAACAGATGCCACTGAAGCTATTGCAGCATCGTTTGATCGTGTACTTGTATTACATGAACATCAACGAAAAGGGAAAGCTGCTGCTATTAACGAAGCTGTGAAACAGGCAGTTCATCCCATCATTGTATTGACCGATGCAAATACTGTTTTATCAACACAAACTTTAAAACAACTGATCGCTCCTTTTGCTGATGAACAAACGGGCGCAGTGGCAGGAGAAAAGAAAGTGATCAGTGCCGATGGAGCCGCTGTTTCAGGTGAGGGAATGTATTGGCAATACGAATCGTGGTTAAAAAAACAGGAGACAAAGTTTTATACCGTTGTTGGTGCAGCAGGCGAGCTGTTTGCCTTACGAAAAGAATTATTTGTGCCGGTGCCTGAACAAACCATTACCGATGATTTTTTCATTTCAATCAACGTGAACTTTCAATATAAGAAAGTGCAGTATGCTGCAAATGCTGTAAGTACAGAAACTGCATCTCCATCCTTAACCGATGAATGGAAACGAAAAGTAAGGATTGCAGCAGGCGGCATTCAGTCCCTTTCTTTATTGGGTAAAGCACTTAACCCGCTTCTATATCCGCTGCTGGCATTTCAGTTCTTTTCGCACAGGGTTCTGCGTTGGATGTTTTGTGCACCTGCATTGCTTTTTCTTTTTTTAAGTAACCTGCTATTGGTTCTTACCAATGCAGGTGAGGTGTTTTTGTGGTTAATGATCCTGCAGATCTTGTTTTACATATTCGCTTTAATCGGTTGGCAGTTGGCCAGAAATAACCGTTCATTTTTCCTGTTCAACATTCCGTTTTATATCGTGTTTATGCATGCGGCTATGCTGGCAGGCATAGTACGTTATGCTAACGGTCAGCAATCAGTGCTTTGGGAAAAAGCAGATCGCTAACAGTTGCTAAATGTTTCTTCAATAATTTCATATTCCTAAATTTCATTTATCAGCACAACTACTACTATACTGAGCAGCCCTATCGAATACCTGAAAGGTGTGGGTCCTTTACGTGGAGATCTGTTAAAAAAAGAACTCAACATCTTTACGTTTGGTGATTTACTCGAGCATTTTCCCTACCGCCATTTGGATAAAACCAAGATCACACCCATAGCACAAGTGAACATGAGTATGGATTATGTGCAGGTGGCAGGCCGCCTAACTGATTTTGAAATTGTAGGCGAACGAAAAGGAAAAAGACTCATTGCACATATCAGGGATAACAGCGGCACAATGGAACTTACCTGGTTCCAGGGAATTAACTGGGTGCAGAAAATGATGGCCATTGGTGAAGAATTCTTAGTGTTTGGAAAGCTGGGCTTCTTCATGGGCAAGCCGCAGATCGTTCATCCCGAACTGGAAGTACGCACGCAGGCAAACGCAGTTGGTAAATCGTTACTGGAACCGATCTATCCCACAACAGAAAAATTAAAAGTACGGGGGTTGAATGGCCGCAGTATTGCCAAACTTACTGCTGTGTTGTTGCCTCAGATCCATGTAAAAGATCTGCCCGAAAATTTGCCGGAGAGCATCATCAAAGAATTAAAATTTCCCTCCCGCTACGAAGCTTATTGCCATATTCATTTTCCTGCTGATCAATCGCAATACGACAATGCGCTGCGACGGTTGAAATTTGAAGAGCTCTTTTTTGCCCAGCTTCGCATGGGCATGATCAAGGGTAACCGTCATCGTTTTTCCAAAGGAATTGTGTTTGATAAAGTAGGGGATATCTTCAATGATTTTTATAACCATCATCTTCCTTTTCAATTAACCGGCGCACAAAAAAGAGTACTGAAAGAAATAAGACAGGATACTGCACGTGGTCACCAGATGAATCGTTTACTGCAAGGCGATGTAGGTAGTGGAAAAACCATCGTTGCTTTATTAACCATGTTGCTTGCTGCAGATAATGGTTACCAGAGTTGTTTAATGGCGCCAACGGAAATATTGGCGCAACAGCATTTCAACAGCCTCTCAAAATTGTTGAGCGAAATGAATGTGAGTATCCGCATACTCACAGGGTCAACCAAAAAAGCAGAACGGGAAAAGATATTGAGCGGGCTCCAATCTGGCGATATACAACTGCTCGTAGGTACTCATGCACTCATTGAAGGAGTGGTGCAGTTTAAAAACCTTGGGTTGGCAATCGTTGATGAGCAGCATCGCTTTGGTGTGGCACAACGTGCAGAGCTGCAAACAAAAGCCACCATTCCACCACATGTATTGGTGATGACGGCAACGCCAATTCCACGCACTATGGCGATGACGGCTTACGGCGATCTTGATTATAGTGTAATGGATGAATTACCACCGGGACGTAAACCCATCACCACTGTTCATCGTTATGAAACTGCAAGGCCTTCGATCATGGACTTTGTAAAACAGGAAATAGCCAAAGGACGACAGGCTTATTTTATTTATCCGTTGATCGAAGAAAGCTCTAAGCTGGATTTTGAAAACCTGATGAAAGGCTACGAAGAAGTAAAAGCATTTTTCCCGGAGCCAAACTACTACATCAGTATGGTGCATGGCAAACAAAAGCCTGAAATAAAGGACACCAACATGATGCGTTTTAAAACCAATGATACACAAATCATGGTGGCAACTACGGTTATTGAGGTGGGGGTTGATGTACCTAATGCAAGTGTTATGGTGATGGAAAGTGCAGAACGTTTTGGTTTATCGCAGCTTCACCAGCTGCGTGGAAGGGTGGGCCGGGGAAGCGAACAGAGTTTTTGCATTCTTTTAACAGGGCAGAAATTAACGAATGATGCCCGTGAACGGTTAAAGATAATGTGTGCAACAAATGATGGTTTCCTCATTGCAGAAAAAGATCTTGAACTGCGTGGACCAGGTGATATTGAAGGAACAAGACAGAGTGGTATGCTCAATTTTAAACTGGCGAGTATAGTGCAGGACAAAGACCTGTTGGAAATCGCAAAGAATTTGAGCGACCGTCTGCTGCAAGACGATCCGGATTTGTCTTCGGCAGAAAATTTGCTGTTGAAATCATACCTGTTGTTAAAAAAAGGAAAAACGGAGTGGAGCAGAGTGGCTTAGTGTAAAATAAGCGATAGTTATTTCCGTTTTAAAGTTTTAAATTCAAAGTCCCGTAGCATAAGAAAATATTTACATGAAAGTACTCCGACTCCTCATTACACCTTGCTTGTTTTTGGCTGCACCTCTGTTCAGCTTTTCACAACTTTATTTTGTTGAAAACAAAGGTCAGTGGGATCAACAGGTGCACTTTAAAACGGAGGCGGGCAACAGTGCTTTCTTTCTTACGAAAGATGGTTACAGCATCTTGATCAATCACCCGGAAGATTATCAGCGTTTGGCTGAATTCAATCATGGTCATGGGTTCGATTCATTGGTAAAATACAATGCAAGAGCTACAGCTCCTGAAAAAATGCGGGCGCATGCTTTTCGTGTAAAATTCCTGGGTGGCAATTTCAATTCAAAACCCATCATGGAAAAACCGCTACCGGGAATTGAAAACTATTTTATCGGCAACGATCCGTCAAAATGGGCAAGTGAATGCCGCTTGTACCAGGCGATTACTTACAAGAATGTTTACCCGAATATTGATGTGCGCTATTATGTGCAGGACGATCAGTTGAAATATGATGTAGTGGTTTATCCGGGTGCAGATGTATCAAAGATCCAGATGCGTTATGAAGGTGCCGATAAGTTAACGATCCGTGATAACGAATTGGTAGTAGGAACTTCGGTTGGTGAGGCCCGTGAGTTAAAGCCTTACACTTATCAATTTGTTAACGGCAAACGTGAAGTGGTTGGCAACAAATACAAGATAACCGGTAACACGGTAAGTTTTGATGTAAAGGCATACAACAAATCAACTACGTTAATTATTGATCCATCGTTGGTGTTCTCTTCTTTCAGCCGAAGCACGGCTGATAACTGGGGGCTTTACAGCAACACCCGGTGCTGATGGTAGTTTTTTTGGTGGTGGTATTGCACAACCGTCAGGATTCCCTACAACAGCTGGTGCAATACAAGGAACAGGAAGCGGCCCTGCCGGTGCAGGCTCTCCACCTGATATTGCCATTATCAAGTTGTCACCCGATGGAAGAACCAGGTTGTATGCAACATATCTTGGCGGCAATCAATTAGATCAGCCACACAGTCTTATTGCCGATGCAGCAGGCAATCTTGTCATTGCCGGCCGTACAAATTCAGGCGCAAACTTTCCCGGAACATTGGTAGGTACAGGAGGGGGCTATGATATTTTCGTAACAAAAATTAATGCAACCGGTACTGCCATTATTGGCTCCTTGCGTATTGGCGGCACAGGGGATGATGGTACAAATATTACTGCAACCCGTGGTGGTGCAAATTCCCTTCAACGCTTTTATGGTGATGACGGAAGAAGTGAAGTAATTCTTGATCCTGGGGGGAATATTTTACTTGCTTCTTCAACAAGATCAACAAACTTTCCAACGCAAAATGGTTTTCAAACAGGATTACTTGGAAGCCAGGATGCAGTGATCCTGAAAATAAATTCAAACTCAACAGCAGTTATCTGGAGTACAACATTGGGTGGCAATGCTGACGATGCTGGTTTTGTGTTATCCGTAAATCCATTGAGCCCTGCAAATATTTATGTGGGTGGAGGTACCAGCAGTAGCAGCAATTTCGCAGGTATAGGAGGAGGAGTTTTGCAAGGAACATATAACGGTGGTATTGCTGATGGATATGTAGCTGAACTGCAGGATAATGGGGGAAGTGTTAGTGTCGTCCGCTCAACTTATCTTGGTACAGGTAACATCGATATTGTTTATGGTGTTCAATTCGATGCAAAAGGATTTCCTTATGTAATGGGCATCACAACGGGTAACTGGCCTGTAATAAATGCAGCCTACTCGGTTGCTAATTCAAGGCAGTTTATAGCCAAGCTCCGTCCCGATCTCAGCGCTTTTGTTTACTCAACCACGTTTGGTACAAGCGGTGCACTTAATCCAAACATTTCTCCTGTTGCTTTCCTCGTTGATAATTGTGAGAATGTGTATGTTTCCGGATGGGGTGGTGGAGCAAACAGTTTCGGAGGTACATCCGGTTATCCAACTTCCGGCACAAATGGATTGCCTGTAACAGCCGATGCGTTTCAACGAAATACCGATGGAAGTGATTTTTACTTTTTTGTGTTGCAAAAAAACGCAGCTTCTCAGTTATATGGAAGTTTTTTTGGACAGTTAGGCGGTGGTGGTGGTTTAGAACATGTGGATGGTGGCACCAGCCGGTTCGATGCAAATGGGGTCATCTACCAAGCCATGTGTGCCAATTGTAAAAATGTTGCCAGCGGGGTTCCGCTTAGTGCGCCTTTCCCGATTACAGCAGGCGTATATGGTAATACAAATCCTGCAACAGGAAGTGGTTGTAATCTTGGTATGGTGAAAATGAGATTTGATTTGTCAGGTATTGATGTATCTCTCCGGGCAGTAGGAGCAAAGCAATTAAATTTCTGTTTACCGGCTACCATCCAGTTTACAGACACCATACGTGAAGCAAAGCAATATATCTGGATATGGGGAGATGGAACACGCAATGATACAACCACTGTTAATCCATTCACGCACACTTATACCAGCACAGGATTTTTTGATGTGAAAGTAATAGGTATCGATAGTAACTCTTGTAATGTAAAAGATTCAGCATTCATGCGCATTCGTGTAACAACTGATTCTGTAGATGTTGATTTCAGCTTTGCAAGACAGAATTGTAACAGTCTTACCTTCCAGTTTACCAATACAAGTGATATACGAACCGCTTCAACTCCGTTCGGCCCAAGATCGTTTATGTGGGTTTGGGGTGATGGGTCGAAGAATGATACAATACCCGGATTCTCTCCGCCGGTATCGCATACTTTCCCCGGCATAGGTTCTTATGATGTTCGCTTGGTATTGATCGATTCAAATTATTGTAACCTTGGTGACGCTGACAGTATTGTCAACTTTCAGGTAATTGATAACATCCGGGCAGGATTCAGCATCAGTTCTGTTTGTGTACCTGATACAATTAGTGTGATAGACACTTCATTGGGTGCCTTAACTTATCTATGGGTAAGCAGCGATGGTCAGCGATCAACAGATCCATTACCGGCATTTGTTTACAATACACCGGGCACCTACAGTATTACACAATACATCTTCAATCCCAATAGTTGTAATCTTGTCGATTCAACAACAAGAAGTTTTCTTGCAGTGGGTCCGCCGACAGCAGGATTCTTATACAATCCAAACCCATCACAAGAAAACACAGCTACCAGGTTTACCAGCACGGCATCGGATGATGTAGTATCGTGGTTGTGGGATTTCGGTGATGGAGGTACATCCACACAACGTGATCCTATTTACCAATACACCGCACCGGGCATTAATACAGTTTGTCAAACGGTAACAAATGCTGCCGGTTGTGTTGATTCCGTATGTATTCCGGTTGAATCCATCATCAACGTCGTAAATGATCTGCCATCGGCCTTTACACCTAATGGCGATGGTGTGAATGATATCTTCTTTGTTCGTGGATTCGGTATTACCAAAATGACTTTACGTGTATATAACCGCCAGGGATTGATGGTGTTTGAAAGCCGTTCGCAAAATATTGGATGGGACGGTACGTACAAAGGAACGCCACAACCAATGGACGCTTATGCATGGACTTTAGAAGTAGAATATTTCACCGGTGAGAAATTCCGAAAGAAAGGCGACGTAACACTCATCAGGTAACGAGTATAAAAACCTGCAGTACCCTATATCCAGATTTGACAGAACCAGAACCATCAGCTTGTGTAAACGTTTAAAAGAAGAGCTATGAACTGTAACCGTATCGTTGGGGCTGTATTGATATTGCTGTTGTTGCAAACAAATGCAACTGCACAGGATCTGCATTTCTCTCAATTCATGAATTCACCGCTTACAACTAATCCGGCTAATACAGGTTTTATTCCTGAAGCTGATTACCGTATCGGCGGCAACTTCCGCAGCCAGTGGACATCTGTTCCTGTGCCTTACAAAACCGCCAGTATTTGGGGCGATGTACAGGTGTTTCGTAACAGTATTGAAAATGGTTGGGTGGGTGTTGGTGGATTATTATTGACAGATGTAGCAGGCCGTGGCAACCTGCGTTCTAATAAAGTATATGGATCGGTTGCCTATCACCAGATGATCGGGCTAAGCAGTTTGTTAAGTGCGGGTTTTAATGCAGGGTATGCAAGCAAACGTATTGATATAACGAAGTTTACGTTCGATAATCAATGGAACGGAAAATTTTTTGATGCCGGTGCGCCTAACGGTGAAGCATTATTGACCAATGCCAACACTGCGTACTTTGATCTGCAGGTGGGTATGAACTATGCTTACTTCCCAACAGAGAATACATACATTAATGCGGGTGTTTCAGTACACCATATCAATAAGCCAAAGGAAACATTCTTCAGCAATGGTACAAACGAAGTGCCCCGCCGTTATATTGGTTTCCTGAATGGCAGTTTTAAAGTGAATGACGATTGGATCGTTAATCCCAATGCTTACTTTTCATCGCAGGCTGGCGCCAATGAAACAGTTTTCGGTGGAAACCTTGCTTACAATGTAATGGGCGATGGAAGCGTTGTGGTATTTGGTGGCGCATATTATCGTTGGGCTGATGCTGCCGTTGCAATGGTTGGTCTTGAATGGAAAGATATCCGCTTCACCTTTACATACGATGCTACCACAAGTAACCTCGGTCGCTTTAATAGCGCAAATGGTGCGTATGAATTCTCACTCATTAAGAACGGTTATTACAATGAGTATTTTGGCGATAAGAGCCAAAGGAGACAAAGTTTGTGTCCGAGGTTTTAAGTTCATTGATCTTGAAAGCAAACACTCATTCAGCGAATAGATTTTGCTGCCTGCCCGTCCTTTCCGAATTTCGCCCAAAATTCAGCACATGATCGCCGTTGATAAATATGCAAAAGTTGATCTGGAAATTGTTCAGCAACTCAAAGCCATTGTTGGCGAACAATATGTTTTTGTTGATGAAGAATCGCTCAGCAACTATGCGCACGATGAAACAGAGAATCTTCATTTTCCTCCCGAAGTGGTAGTGAAGCCACGTACAACAGAAGAGATCAGCCGCATCATGAAGCTTTGTAATGAGGCAACTATTCCCGTTACGCCACGTGGTGCAGGTACGGGTCTGGCAGGTGCCGCACTGGCAGATAAAGGCGGTGTGTTACTTTCGACTGAACGTTTGAATTCCATTTTAAAAATAGATGAACGCAATAACCAGGTTATTACCGAGCCGGGTGTTATTACCGAAGTGTTGATGGATGAGGTAAAGAAAGTAGGTTTGTTTTATCCACCTGATCCAAGCAGCAGAGGCAGTTGTTTTATTGGTGGAAATATTTCTGCAAACAGTGGCGGTCCAAAAGCAGTGAAGTATGGTGTAGTAAGAGATTATGTATTGAATCTTGAAGTGGTATTGCCAAGCGGTGAAGTGATCTGGACAGGTGCCAACGTATTGAAGAATTCAACAGGTTATAATCTTACGCATCTAATTGTTGGCAGTGAAGGAACCTTGGGCATCGTTACGAAGATTGTATTGCGGTTAATTCCGTTGCCGAAATACGATTTGCTCATGTTGGTGCCTTTCAGAAATTTAGAACAGGCAGGTGAAGCAGTGAGTGAAATTTTCAGAGCAGGATTTGTACCGAGCGGATTAGAGTTGGTGGAGATCGATGCATTGCAAATTGTAAGTAAGATGGTTGATAGTTCTGCCGTTCCTCTTACAGAAGATACAGAAGCGCATCTTATCATTGAAGTAGATGGAAACGATGTTGATGTATTGATGAAAGAGATGGAAGCAATTAGCGAACTCTTAACGAAATATGATATTGGTGAATTGTACTTTGCAGACGATGCACAGCAGAAAGCAGAGTTGTGGAAATTGCGCAGACGTGTTGCTGAAGCAGTGAAGATAGTTGGATATACAATTGAAGAAGACACCGTTGTACCAAGAGCAGAATTACCAGCGTTGATCCGAGGTGTAAAAGCGTTGGGCAAGCAGTATGATTTTAATGTGGTGTGTTATGGTCATGCAGGTGATGGTAACCTGCACATCCGTATTCATAAAGAAGGAACGCCTAACAGTTACGGTGATGCAGAAATGAACAAATGCCTGCGTGCAATGTTTGAATTGGTTTATAAGTTAGGTGGAACGATCAGCGGAGAACACGGCGTTGGGTTGATCCAGAAAGGATATATGAATATTGTGATGAAAGAAGCCAACCTTCGTTTGATGCGTGAGATTAAACGTGCATTCGATCCAAATAACATCTTGAATCCCGGTAAAATTTTTGATCTGCAATAAAACCTTATACAAATGAAAAAATCACTCTTCCTATTTTTGATGTTGATGACTTCACTTCTTTCGTTTGCACAAAATGTAGAAGAAGATGAAAAAGAAAAAGGTTTCAAACGGGATCAGTTATTTATTGGCAGCGGTGTTAACCTTGGTTTTTTCAACGGATTTATCCTTGGGTTAAACCCTGAAATTGGTTACAGCTTAAATCGTTTCATTGATGTGGGTATAGGCACCAATGTAAATCTTATTACACAAAACGATCCCAATTCTCCAACAACCTACAGGCAATGGACATTTGGTGGTGGACCATTTGTTCGTGTGTGGCCAGTGAATATGCTGTTCATTGGAGGACAATTTGAATACAATAGTATTGCATACAGTGTGAAGTCAGGGGGAGATATTGTTTTCAAGGAAAATCGTAATGCGCCGAGTATATTAGTTGGTGCCGGTTATGGAAACCGCACCATTGGTGGTAACCAGTTTTATACAAGTATTATGGTGGATGTGCTCCGCAATCCTAATTCGCCATACATTGATAGCTACAGACGATTGCAGCCTGTGTTCCGCACAACGTTCTTATTTTATTTTAAACCTAAGCGGGAACGGTAGAAAAAATTTCTGCAGGTTCGTTTACAATTACAATACGTTCTTCAGGCAGCTCGTAAAGAAAATCTTCACGAAACATCCGGCGCATATGCTCAATTAAATGCGTGTAAAACCCATTGCTGTTAACAATGAATATTTTCTTATTGTGTATCTTCAGCGTA is part of the Lacibacter sediminis genome and harbors:
- a CDS encoding glycosyltransferase family 2 protein, which codes for MWAVLFYFCAGVILYSYLGYPVLLYIFSFNRKEKPGFSNGDEPAVSMIIAAYNEEKVIGLKVQNTLALDYPSSKLQIIVAAFGSTDATEAIAASFDRVLVLHEHQRKGKAAAINEAVKQAVHPIIVLTDANTVLSTQTLKQLIAPFADEQTGAVAGEKKVISADGAAVSGEGMYWQYESWLKKQETKFYTVVGAAGELFALRKELFVPVPEQTITDDFFISINVNFQYKKVQYAANAVSTETASPSLTDEWKRKVRIAAGGIQSLSLLGKALNPLLYPLLAFQFFSHRVLRWMFCAPALLFLFLSNLLLVLTNAGEVFLWLMILQILFYIFALIGWQLARNNRSFFLFNIPFYIVFMHAAMLAGIVRYANGQQSVLWEKADR
- the recG gene encoding ATP-dependent DNA helicase RecG; this encodes MSSPIEYLKGVGPLRGDLLKKELNIFTFGDLLEHFPYRHLDKTKITPIAQVNMSMDYVQVAGRLTDFEIVGERKGKRLIAHIRDNSGTMELTWFQGINWVQKMMAIGEEFLVFGKLGFFMGKPQIVHPELEVRTQANAVGKSLLEPIYPTTEKLKVRGLNGRSIAKLTAVLLPQIHVKDLPENLPESIIKELKFPSRYEAYCHIHFPADQSQYDNALRRLKFEELFFAQLRMGMIKGNRHRFSKGIVFDKVGDIFNDFYNHHLPFQLTGAQKRVLKEIRQDTARGHQMNRLLQGDVGSGKTIVALLTMLLAADNGYQSCLMAPTEILAQQHFNSLSKLLSEMNVSIRILTGSTKKAEREKILSGLQSGDIQLLVGTHALIEGVVQFKNLGLAIVDEQHRFGVAQRAELQTKATIPPHVLVMTATPIPRTMAMTAYGDLDYSVMDELPPGRKPITTVHRYETARPSIMDFVKQEIAKGRQAYFIYPLIEESSKLDFENLMKGYEEVKAFFPEPNYYISMVHGKQKPEIKDTNMMRFKTNDTQIMVATTVIEVGVDVPNASVMVMESAERFGLSQLHQLRGRVGRGSEQSFCILLTGQKLTNDARERLKIMCATNDGFLIAEKDLELRGPGDIEGTRQSGMLNFKLASIVQDKDLLEIAKNLSDRLLQDDPDLSSAENLLLKSYLLLKKGKTEWSRVA
- a CDS encoding DUF7948 domain-containing protein encodes the protein MKVLRLLITPCLFLAAPLFSFSQLYFVENKGQWDQQVHFKTEAGNSAFFLTKDGYSILINHPEDYQRLAEFNHGHGFDSLVKYNARATAPEKMRAHAFRVKFLGGNFNSKPIMEKPLPGIENYFIGNDPSKWASECRLYQAITYKNVYPNIDVRYYVQDDQLKYDVVVYPGADVSKIQMRYEGADKLTIRDNELVVGTSVGEARELKPYTYQFVNGKREVVGNKYKITGNTVSFDVKAYNKSTTLIIDPSLVFSSFSRSTADNWGLYSNTRC
- a CDS encoding gliding motility-associated C-terminal domain-containing protein, with translation MIHRWCSLLSAEARLITGGFTATPGADGSFFGGGIAQPSGFPTTAGAIQGTGSGPAGAGSPPDIAIIKLSPDGRTRLYATYLGGNQLDQPHSLIADAAGNLVIAGRTNSGANFPGTLVGTGGGYDIFVTKINATGTAIIGSLRIGGTGDDGTNITATRGGANSLQRFYGDDGRSEVILDPGGNILLASSTRSTNFPTQNGFQTGLLGSQDAVILKINSNSTAVIWSTTLGGNADDAGFVLSVNPLSPANIYVGGGTSSSSNFAGIGGGVLQGTYNGGIADGYVAELQDNGGSVSVVRSTYLGTGNIDIVYGVQFDAKGFPYVMGITTGNWPVINAAYSVANSRQFIAKLRPDLSAFVYSTTFGTSGALNPNISPVAFLVDNCENVYVSGWGGGANSFGGTSGYPTSGTNGLPVTADAFQRNTDGSDFYFFVLQKNAASQLYGSFFGQLGGGGGLEHVDGGTSRFDANGVIYQAMCANCKNVASGVPLSAPFPITAGVYGNTNPATGSGCNLGMVKMRFDLSGIDVSLRAVGAKQLNFCLPATIQFTDTIREAKQYIWIWGDGTRNDTTTVNPFTHTYTSTGFFDVKVIGIDSNSCNVKDSAFMRIRVTTDSVDVDFSFARQNCNSLTFQFTNTSDIRTASTPFGPRSFMWVWGDGSKNDTIPGFSPPVSHTFPGIGSYDVRLVLIDSNYCNLGDADSIVNFQVIDNIRAGFSISSVCVPDTISVIDTSLGALTYLWVSSDGQRSTDPLPAFVYNTPGTYSITQYIFNPNSCNLVDSTTRSFLAVGPPTAGFLYNPNPSQENTATRFTSTASDDVVSWLWDFGDGGTSTQRDPIYQYTAPGINTVCQTVTNAAGCVDSVCIPVESIINVVNDLPSAFTPNGDGVNDIFFVRGFGITKMTLRVYNRQGLMVFESRSQNIGWDGTYKGTPQPMDAYAWTLEVEYFTGEKFRKKGDVTLIR
- a CDS encoding PorP/SprF family type IX secretion system membrane protein, with the protein product MNCNRIVGAVLILLLLQTNATAQDLHFSQFMNSPLTTNPANTGFIPEADYRIGGNFRSQWTSVPVPYKTASIWGDVQVFRNSIENGWVGVGGLLLTDVAGRGNLRSNKVYGSVAYHQMIGLSSLLSAGFNAGYASKRIDITKFTFDNQWNGKFFDAGAPNGEALLTNANTAYFDLQVGMNYAYFPTENTYINAGVSVHHINKPKETFFSNGTNEVPRRYIGFLNGSFKVNDDWIVNPNAYFSSQAGANETVFGGNLAYNVMGDGSVVVFGGAYYRWADAAVAMVGLEWKDIRFTFTYDATTSNLGRFNSANGAYEFSLIKNGYYNEYFGDKSQRRQSLCPRF
- a CDS encoding FAD-binding oxidoreductase, producing the protein MIAVDKYAKVDLEIVQQLKAIVGEQYVFVDEESLSNYAHDETENLHFPPEVVVKPRTTEEISRIMKLCNEATIPVTPRGAGTGLAGAALADKGGVLLSTERLNSILKIDERNNQVITEPGVITEVLMDEVKKVGLFYPPDPSSRGSCFIGGNISANSGGPKAVKYGVVRDYVLNLEVVLPSGEVIWTGANVLKNSTGYNLTHLIVGSEGTLGIVTKIVLRLIPLPKYDLLMLVPFRNLEQAGEAVSEIFRAGFVPSGLELVEIDALQIVSKMVDSSAVPLTEDTEAHLIIEVDGNDVDVLMKEMEAISELLTKYDIGELYFADDAQQKAELWKLRRRVAEAVKIVGYTIEEDTVVPRAELPALIRGVKALGKQYDFNVVCYGHAGDGNLHIRIHKEGTPNSYGDAEMNKCLRAMFELVYKLGGTISGEHGVGLIQKGYMNIVMKEANLRLMREIKRAFDPNNILNPGKIFDLQ